The window AATTCAGGCAGATTTTTAAAATTAAACAGAACATATGTTTGCATTTGCGGATTGTTTGTGTTATAATGTAAATAGGCAAGTGGACGAATACACTAAGACGTTCCAGCCAGGAACAAGAAATTTTAATTAGAACCACTGTGACGTGGTTTTAATTTTTAACTATTAAACGAACGTTTGTTCTGATGCGAAAGGAGACTCGCGTATGATGATCACAAGAAATAACTTAAATGAAATATTGTTTGAAAACCAGGATGCAAGGCTGTTGATAGAACGTGTAGTTTCATATACGCAAGCGACCTTATACTATTACCATGACATTGAGATCACAGTAGAAAAGGCGTTGGATATCTACAACCGGGCGATGAGAGCAGAAGAGGAAGATTCTTCTTATTGTGTATCGTTCCTGGATTTTTCCAGGAAGGGCTGTAATTCTTTGTATTCAGGAAGTCTTTGCTGAATGGCTCTTTGGACATGAATTTCACCGGCAATATTGGAAACGGCAGGGGCTTAAGGTAACAGCCCCTGCCGTGATTCGTCTTATCAGGAATTTTCATATGAAATTAAAACAATTCAAAACAGGATGAAATGATAAAAAATATTGACATAAATAATATAATTATGTATAATTCAAATAATTTCATGGGCGAAATGCCGATAAATTAAGACGAAACAAGAAAAACAATATTAAAAGGAGAGGAAGAAATGAAAAAAAGAGTATTAGCTTTAGGTGCGGCGGCCTGTCTTGTTATTGGATCCCTGGCAGGATGTGGTTTTACCGGTTCAACCGGCAGTCCTACGACCGGAGGATCTTCTCAGAGTACGGCTCCAAGCGAATCTGTTTCTGACAAAGAGGCTGCTCCGGCAGCAGGCGGTCAGGTGCTCAGCGTATACGCCAATGCTGAGATCAAGACTCTGGTACAGTGGGCAGCTTCCGATAACCAGTCTTCCAAGGTAAACAATAATGCATTTGAAGGCCTGCTTCGCCTGGATGAGAATCATGAGGCACAGCCTGCCCTGGCGGAAAGCTATGATATTTCCGATGATAAGCTTACATACACCTTTCATTTAAGAGACGGCCTGCAATGGAGCGACGGAACTCCATTGACAGCAAAGGATTTTGTGTTCTCCTGGTTAAAGCAGATGAGTGCGGAGGCCACCAATGGTTACAGCTTCATTATGACGGATTATATTGTAAACGGTGCCGAGTATAACGAAAGCAAAGTCAAAGCGGAAGAAGTGGGAGTAAAGGCCCTTGACGACAAGACTTTCCAGGTGACCTTAAAAGCGCCTACTCCTTATTTTGCCCGTTTAACAGTTCTTTGCCAGTTCTTCCCGTTAAATGAGGAATATGTTACCTCAAAGGGCGATCAGTATGGGTTAAGTGCGGAAAATATGATTTACTGCGGTCCTTACGTTATTACCAGCTATGATCCGGCAGTAGGGGCTACCTTAAAGAAGAATGAAAAGTACTGGGATGCGGCAAATGTAAAGATTGAGAATGCACAGGTAAGAGTTATGAAGGACGCTTCCTCAGCTCTTAACGCTTATCTGGCAAATGAGCTGAGCCAGGTAAACCTTGATTCTTCCAATGTGGCCGCTTACCAGAATGATCCGGAATTCAGTTCTAAAAGCGAGTTCAGAACCGAATATCTGCAGTTTTCTTTAAGTAATCCGGTTATGGCCAACAAAAATATCCGCAGGGCTGTTTCCATGGCCATTGACCGCGAGACTTTGGTTAAGGCAATTCTGTCAGATGGTTCTGCCCCCAGCGTCGGTCTGGTTGCGGAAGGCATGTATGGAAACGAAAGCAAAAGCTTCCGCGAGTTAAATGGAAATATATGTCCATTTAATCCGGAAGAGGCAAAGAAATACTGGGAAGAAGGCTGCAAGGAATTGGGACAGACTCCTGCTCTGACTTTGCTGGTGAGAGATGATTCTGTAACAAAAGCGGTTGCAACCTACATACAGAGTGAATTGAGTAAGAATTTGGGCATTGATCTTGTGATCGATACCAAGACGGTTCAGGCAAGAAACGAATTAATGGATAATGATAATTACATGTTTGCATCCACCGCCTGGGGAGCTGATTATGACGATGCCATGACCTACCTTGATTTGTGGACCAACGGAACTCCTTACCGCGGTTCCTATGTGAATGAAAAATATAATAAGCTGATTGATGACGCGAGAGTCGAAACGGATGACGCCAAGCGTCTTGATATGCTGCTGCAGGCGGAGAAGCTTCTGGTTGACGAAGATATGATCGTTGCTCCTTTGTATCACAGAGGTTCAGCAACCCTTACAAAGTCCAATGTGAAAGGCTTGATCAGCCATCCTTTCGGACCGGATGTGGAATTTAAATATGCTTATTTTGAGTAAGC of the Lacrimispora indolis DSM 755 genome contains:
- a CDS encoding peptide ABC transporter substrate-binding protein: MKKRVLALGAAACLVIGSLAGCGFTGSTGSPTTGGSSQSTAPSESVSDKEAAPAAGGQVLSVYANAEIKTLVQWAASDNQSSKVNNNAFEGLLRLDENHEAQPALAESYDISDDKLTYTFHLRDGLQWSDGTPLTAKDFVFSWLKQMSAEATNGYSFIMTDYIVNGAEYNESKVKAEEVGVKALDDKTFQVTLKAPTPYFARLTVLCQFFPLNEEYVTSKGDQYGLSAENMIYCGPYVITSYDPAVGATLKKNEKYWDAANVKIENAQVRVMKDASSALNAYLANELSQVNLDSSNVAAYQNDPEFSSKSEFRTEYLQFSLSNPVMANKNIRRAVSMAIDRETLVKAILSDGSAPSVGLVAEGMYGNESKSFRELNGNICPFNPEEAKKYWEEGCKELGQTPALTLLVRDDSVTKAVATYIQSELSKNLGIDLVIDTKTVQARNELMDNDNYMFASTAWGADYDDAMTYLDLWTNGTPYRGSYVNEKYNKLIDDARVETDDAKRLDMLLQAEKLLVDEDMIVAPLYHRGSATLTKSNVKGLISHPFGPDVEFKYAYFE